From Nicotiana tabacum cultivar K326 chromosome 15, ASM71507v2, whole genome shotgun sequence, the proteins below share one genomic window:
- the LOC107811737 gene encoding uncharacterized protein LOC107811737 — translation MEYERIHKVQNGILSPSKLRMKLIGAHNQKKKEGSNSNSSRTSPARLEDSEFVKNSLLATQSGDFEDEYCNLEATGNSLPNSRQSDEMQKENVEAARLKRQQYSKMDGGNSSSVHPVKGCEDESLDYDSTSSFEFHKGERSMHHHSMIARSFSRPMSSKWNDAEKWIINRQNVQANHSKKVQLQNQANRGPATSIVKVAPESSGYESKLAVKKVDFCQPAYQIVPEKFAFDQPGSHSQGNGVNTVSLDLCPESKDLTEVVNGDSSCTKGLTEDRTVFPAIRSVSMRDMGTEMTPIPSQEPSRTATPIDATTPIRSPTSSIPSTPRRGEPAPTPTENCIDNASQNSTENNKKELSEEELKMKTRKEIVALGVQLGKMNIAAWASKDEKDKSEAEAAEVARMEYAKRAAAWEEAEKSKHSARYKREEIKIQAWESQQKAKLEAEMRKIEAQVEQMRAQAQAKMVKKIAMARQRSEEKRAAAEARRNQQAEKTTEHVEYIRQTGRLPSSSFSCCGWL, via the exons ATGGAGTACGAGAGGATTCACAAAGTGCAG AATGGTATATTATCTCCAAGTAAGTTAAGGATGAAGCTAATAGGAGCTCACAatcagaagaagaaagaaggatcaAATAGTAATTCTTCAAGAACTTCTCCTGCTAGGCTTGAGGATTCTGAGTTTGTCAAAAACAGTTTGTTGGCTACCCAAAGTGGAGACTTTGAGGATGAAT ATTGCAATTTAGAAGCTACTGGAAATTCATTGCCAAATTCTAGGCAAAGCGATGAGATGCAAAAAGAAAATGTGGAAGCAGCTCGTTTGAAAAGGCAGCAATATTCCAAGATGGATGGTGGAAATTCTAGTTCAGTTCATCCAGTTAAAGGATGCGAAGATGAGAGTCTTGATTATGATAGTACATCCAGCTTTGAGTTTCATAAAGGGGAGAGATCAATGCACCACCATTCCATGATAGCAAGGTCGTTTTCACGGCCCATGTCTTCCAAGTGGAACGACGCAGAGAAGTGGATAATCAATAGGCAAAATGTGCAAGCCAATCATTCCAAGAAGGTTCAATTACAGAACCAAGCAAACCGGGGGCCTGCCACGAGCATAGTTAAAGTTGCTCCGGAATCTAGTGGTTATGAAAGTAAGTTAGCAGTTAAGAAGGTTGATTTTTGTCAACCTGCATATCAGATAGTGCCCGAGAAGTTTGCTTTTGATCAACCTGGTTCTCATAGTCAAGGAAATGGTGTGAATACCGTGTCACTTGATCTTTGCCCTGAAAGTAAGGATTTGACCGAGGTGGTCAATGGGGATTCTTCTTGTACAAAGGGTTTAACAGAAGATAGAACAG TTTTCCCCGCAATAAGATCAGTCTCGATGAGAGACATGGGAACAGAAATGACTCCTATTCCAAGTCAAGAGCCTTCAAGAACGGCTACACCTATCGATGCAACGACGCCAATCCGCAGCCCTACGTCTTCAATCCCATCTACACCTCGTAGAGGAGAACCAGCGCCAACGCCTACAGAGAATTGCATTGACAATGCTTCTCAAAATTCAACAGAAAACAATAAAAAAGAATTGTCGGAGGAAGAATTAAAGATGAAGACAAGAAAAGAGATTGTAGCCCTTGGTGTCCAACTTGGTAAAATGAATATAGCTGCTTGGGCGAGCAAAGATGAGAAGGATAAAAGCGAGGCTGAAGCTGCTGAGGTTGCACGGATGGAATATGCTAAAAGGGCAGCTGCTTGGGAGGAAGCTGAAAAGTCAAAGCACTCTGCAAG ATATAAGCGTGAAGAGATAAAAATCCAAGCTTGGGAAAGCCAGCAGAAAGCAAAGCTAGAAGCAGAGATGAGGAAAATAGAG GCACAAGTTGAACAAATGAGAGCACAAGCTCAAGCAAAGATGGTGAAGAAGATTGCGATGGCAAGACAAAGATCAGAAGAAAAGCGTGCTGCAGCTGAAGCTAGAAGAAATCAGCAAGCTGAAAAAACTACAGAGCATGTTGAATACATACGTCAAACAGGTCGACTTCCATCTTCTTCCTTCTCGTGTTGTGGCTGGTTATGA